AGACAGTTGAAGGTTATAGAAGAACACGCTTGTCCCACATGTGGTAGCTGTTCGGGGCTTTTTACAGCTAACTCTATGAACTGTATAACGGAAGTTCTTGGACTTGCACTTCCGGGAAACGGCACCATACCTGCTGTAGATCCAAGAAGAGAGATCCTTGCAAGAAAAGCTGCAAGACAGATAATGGAGCTTTTGAGGAAAAACGTAAGACCGCGAGATCTCCTTACTCTTTCTACCTTTGATAATGCCTTTGCAGTGGATATAGCTATGGGAGGATCTTCTAATACCATACTACATCTGCTCGCTATAGCCAGAGAAGCAGGTTTAGATTACCCCCTCTCAAGAATAAACGAGATATCCAAAAAAACTCCAAACATCTGTAAGATATCTCCATCCTCCGAGTATCACATACAGGATCTGGACAATGTTGGCGGTGTGTCTGCACTTGTAAAGGAACTCATAAGGGGAGGTTATCTTCCCAATCCCGATGCATTAACGGTAAGCCTAAAAACCTTGAAGGAAATAGCTCAAGAAGCTCCTGATGCTGACGGAAGTGTTATAAAGAGAGTGGAAGAGCCTTACTCAAGGGAGGGTGGTATAGCTATACTTTTTGGTAATCTTGCTCCAGAAGGCTCTGTGGTAAAAACTGCGGGCGTTGACCCCAGGATGCTTACCTTTAAAGGGAAGGCTGTGTGCTTTGATTCCGAAGAGGAAGCTATAGACGGCATATTGGGCGGAAGGGTAAAGCCGGGACATGTTGTAGTCATAAGATACGAAGGTCCAAAAGGTGGACCAGGTATGAGGGAGATGCTCTCACCTACCTCAGCTATAATGGGTATGGGGCTTGGAGATAAGGTAGCTCTAATAACTGATGGGAGATTCTCTGGAGGTACGAGAGGTGCGTGTGTAGGACATGTAGCTCCAGAAGCTGCGAGTAAAGGACCAATAGGTGTTGTGCAGGATGGTGACGAGATACTCATAGATATACCAAACAGAAAGCTTGAGCTTTTGATAAGTGATGTGGAGTTAAAAAGAAGATTGGAAAACTTCAAACCCAAGCAGAAGGAGATAAGAAGTTCATGGCTTAGGAGGTACGTGAAGTTTGTAACGTCCGCATCTAAGGGAGCTGTACTGGAAGCTTGAGAGCCAAAATACCAAAATACTCTCTTATGGCTTTTACAGAATCATTCAACACACTTATCTTTGGTAAGAAACTGTAGAGGTTGTATCTTAGGTCCCTTTTGAAATCCGTAGGATACGGTATCACATCCATTCCCATTTTTTTAAAAGAGTAAACAGCTCTGGGAAGGTGATAAGCTGAAGTCACGAGAAGTATCCTATTGTAATTCTTCTGCTGACATATTTTTTGTACATAAAGGGCGTTTTCCTCAGTATCCCTACTACGTACTTCCGTTATTATATCTCTTTTATCAACACCGAGCTGTAAAAGTAGAGACTTCATTATCTCTGCGTCAGGGAAATTTTCAGCTCCACCCGAAAGTATTATGGGAAGTCCGGTTTTTTTGTGAATTATGAGAGCAGTCAGAAGCCTTTTCATGGAGTCCTCCTTGAGTATACCGGTATTGTAAGAGCCTCCACCCAGAACAACAATGGCGTCAGCCTGAAACTTTTCAGGGACAGGATATTTACTCTCTAAGGGTGTAAGTAAAGCATCTTTGACCGGTTCTATAGAAAGCATATATAAAAATAGCGCGGAAGTTACCGAGATATAGTAAGTTGATCTTTTCTTTCTTTCAAGGAAGCTTATGACCAGAAGCATCAAAACGATAATACCAGGAGGTAGTAACAGAAATGACAGAGCTTTCTTTAGAAGGAACATCACCTTCTTGTTCTTGTCGCTATAACTACGTCCTGCACCTTATCTTTTTTTGCTATATCCATAAGAGCTACCACATACTTGTGCAAGGTATCTTCATCAGCTTCTATGACGAGTGAATTTGGCTTTTTAGTTTGCATTTCTTTATCCAAATCCTCAAGGCTTACGCTCTTTCCTTCATACATATATGAACCATCTTTTAACACCTGGATCCTCATAACCGAAAGTACCTTCTTTTCTCCTTCTTGAGCAAAGGGTAGTTTAACTGCGAGAAAGGTCATGGGTGATTGAAAGGCAAGTATGGCTAAAAAGAGGAATACTGCCAGAAGAGTATCAACGAGAGGCACCACATCTATGTAAGCTCTCTCATCGTAACCCAATCTTCTCCTTCTCATTTTAAAACCCTCAAAGCCTCAGAGAGTTCCGCTTCAACCCTGTCAAGTATGCTGTTACCGAGTATCCTGAATAGCCAGTAAGCCAATAGGGCAGGAATGGCGACAGCAAGCCCCGTAGCTGCAGATACCAACGCTTCACTTATACCTGCGGAAAGTAGGGCTACTCCCTGTTCAGTCTGAGCTACTGCAAAGGCTGAAAAGACCTTTATCAAACCCGTTATAGTTCCGAATAGACCTATGAGAGGTGAGACGCTCGCTATGGTGGAAAGTAGGGCGAGGTTTTTTTCCACTTTGGGAACGAGAAGAGAAACTTCAAAGCTTAGATCCGTAAGCAGTGTCCTCCTGTCTACCTTACCACTTTTGTACTCTTCAAGCATGCGGTAGAGTATGCCACCTGCTGGAGAGTTATCTAAGGAGAGAAGTTTTAAAGCACCTTCTATATCGCCACCTGCAAGAAGCGATCTCACATCCTTAACTGACTTAGAGAGGATGCTACCTGATCTTAAATTCACAAGCCTTTCAATTATCAAAGCCCATGAAACCAAAGATAGAAAGAGAAGCACGTAAACTGCAAATCCTCCCTTCTGTAAAAGACTAAAGAGCATATCCATCTTACCTCACCTCACACTTAGGTAATCCTTTCTTAAGAGAGTTTATCACAGCAACATCTTCCTGAGATGCTGTATTAAGGTCAGCCTTATCCAAAAGGCATGACGCATCATGTCTCGCCCTTAACTCAATGAGTATCTTTGCGCCTTCTATTATAGCCTTATTGTAAAGCGGTGAGTTCTTGTAGTTTACAGTTATGTCAACGAGGTCCTCAAGAGCCTTTTTCTTCTCACCCTCTTTAAGATAATCAAGAGCGGAAAGGTAGAGAGCCTGGGATCGTATGCTTTCGTCTTTACTCTGCTTTAGGTAATCAAGGTAAGTCCTATCCTTTGACAGCTTATAGAGATCTAAAAGGTAGCCTTCAAATTCTTGATCTCTGTATCCTTTACTCATAAGATCTTTTGCTACCTTTTGGGCGTCAGCATCATCACCCATAGAGATGTATATGCCTATAGCCTTTACCTTGTCACCATCCTCACCTTCAGCGAGCAGATCGGCGAGACTTTTCTTATCGCCCACTTCCGTATAAAACTTCACAAGATCATCCCTGGCTTGTCTCCTTTCCTCTTCATTTCCTTCCTTGTAAACCTTATAAAGAAGTACCGCTTTCTTTCCGGGATCTTTCTCTAACTGAGCCAACTTCAGTATAGCCTTGTACTTAAGTGGCGTGTCCATAAGCTCAAGAAGTATGTTTTTTGCCTTATCCTCTTCCCCATTCTTTATGTATATTTGAGCAAGCTGATACTTAAGGTCGTTAGACATGGAAGATTGAGGATACTTTTTCAGGTAATCTTCCAAAAGCCTTTCCATCTGCGTATCTCCTATTTCTTTGTCACCCATGCCTATAAGGGATAGTGTGGCATATCTTGCATACTCGGAGTTTGGGTATTTAGTCAGAAGATCGTAGTAATATGTTTTTGCAAGATCTGCCTTGCCTTCGTTATAGAGCGCATCTCCGAGTTTTAAGAGAGCCTTAGGCTTGATTGGGCTGTTTTCCGAAATGGACTTAAAGTAACGGGCTGATGTCTCGTAGTCCCCTTCTAAAAAGTAAGAAAGTCCTAGAAGGTAGAGTTCTTCATCCGTCTTTCCCGTCAAGAAACTTCTTGCCAGTTGAGTATCTCCCAAAAATAAGGCGGACTTTGCTTTGAGTATTCTTTCCCTTTCCGAATTTCTTTTTTCAAGGATCTTAAGCACTTCTTTGTAATTCTTCATGTTAAAGTAAGCTAAAGCTTTGTAATAAGGGTCCTCAAGATATTTGACTGCGTTTATCCAGTCACCTTTCTTAAAGTAAAACCAGCCTGTATATTCCCTGTATAGGTCAGGATATCTGTTTCTTACCTCTTCAAGTATAGGTTCTAAGCTTCTATCCGACCAGTAAGCCGATTCAAGATACCACGTATACTCCTCCTTACCCTTTCTGCTTACATTCCTTAAAAGGTCGTATGCCTTAGAATATTCTCCTAACTTCACATAAGAGTATACCGCGTACAAGGTGTTTCCTGACTCTAAAAAGTTATAGACAGCTAATCTGTAATCTCCTGAGTTGTAAGCTATTATACCAGCCCTATCCAGGAAACGTTTATCTCCTGTTATGGAGTAAGTAAGCCTGGAAAGTATGACATTTTTGGCAGATACAAAAGCATAAAGGTTTTCCGAGAGTTTTGGGTTTATAGTTTCAAGAATGCTCGCGTGGGCTAAGGCGTTTTTCTCATCACCTCTTTTGGCTTCAATAATACCAAGATAGTAAAGAGCTATATCTCTGTATGGTTTTGAAGGTTTTGAGTAATCTCTGAACACTTCCTCAGCTTGTGGTATTTTCCCCTCCTGATACAGCACTATGGCTCTCCTCAGGTTAAGGCTGTCCCTGTAGCTTTCCCCCTTCTTCCCTTCATAAAAGCTAAGGACATACTGGCAGTATTCTTTGAAGACGGCACCATTGCATGAAGGTTTTGAGAGTTTCCCAGATTTTATGTTTGCCACAGCTCCCCACATGGGATCGGAGTTTTCAGGGATCTTACCGGTTAGTTTTAAACTCAGAGCGTAGTAAGATTCACAGCTCGCCTTTTGATACATGTGGGAAAAACCACAGGAAGATTTAAAAAGGTCAAGCGCCTTTTGTTCCTTGCCTTCTTTTACATATATCGTACCCAAAACATACTCAGCCATAGGCTTGAAGGGAGAAGGCATGGCTATAACCTTTTTCAGTTCTTCCTCCGAAAAGTCATACTTACCTTGAAGGTAGTAATCAACTCCCAGTTTGTAAGATACAAGATCTTTAGGCTCACCGCAACTTATACCGCTTTCCTCCTTAAAGGGATTTATCTGCGCATACTCAAACTCATTTGGGGGTTCTAAGAGTTGAGAGCTTAAGTCCAGGGGTCTTTCCTCAGGAGCCTGTAATTCTTCTGGTGGTAGCATCTTTGGTTTTTCTTCCGTAGACTTACCTATGAGTTCTACGCTAACGTCAAACTCCTTCTTTATATCCGCAGAAAGAAGAAAAAGCGCACACAAAAATAAGCTAAATGGCTTTATGAGCTTCCACATAAAGCTCTCCCAAGTGGCATGTTATATTGAGTTTAAGTATGACGTTCCTTCTCTCTTCCATGTGAACTATGGAGTAACTTGCGTTGTCACATCCAAAACTCCAAAACTTTGATAGATCTGTACCAAGTAAAGCGCAGTACATAGCGCGCATAGGTACTGTATGTGAAACTGCAACTACCGTCTGCCCCCAATGCCTTTCCCTTAAGTGATTGAGAAAATCCTTTACTCTACCATAGACCGATATTAGACTTTCTCCGCTTGGAAACTCTACTGTGTGAGGTTCTTCTATCCATCTCCTGAAGTCTTCCGAATATTTTTCCATAACTTCCTCTACTAACATGCCCGACCACACACCGTGATCTATCTCTATTATTCTATCGTCTTTTATCACGTCAAGTCCCTTTAATTTTGCTATCTCAAAAGCTGTCATGTAAGTTCTTTTGAGTGGTGAGGAATAAATAACATCTATATGCTCCTTTGAGAGTTCCTCCGCAAGGAGTTTACTCTGCCTTTTCCCCCTCTGGGAAAGTTCAGGATCAAGGAGCCCCTGATATCTACCTATGGGGTTCCACTCACTTTCTGCGTGGCGCACCAGTATGAGCTTTACCATAATCCTTCCCGTATGAGAGTTTCCGAATACTCAGATATCCCAGCACCCAGCTGAGGAGAATAGCCAAGCTTCCTTAGGACGACTTCCAGCATGCCTATAAACATAAGCCCGTCTTTGTCACTTACACCCATATGCGAGATCCTGAAGATCTTTCCCTTTAACTGATCCTGCCCTCCTGCGACCCTTATACCGTGTCTTAAAAGCTCCTTCCTTATCCTTTCTGCGTCTTGTGTTCTTACCGCAGTTACACATATGGCAGGCTTCTCCGGAAATACATCAAGTCCAAGACTATTTATTGCCTTCCTTGTTCCTTCAGAGATGGCTCTGTATTTCTTTTCTATTGTGTCCATACCTTCTTCTAATATCACAGATAGGGATTCCCTTAAGGCTACGATGAGGTTTATCGCTGGTGTCCATGCTGTTTGTCCTTCCTGTTGTTTGCCAAGCTCCTTCTTTACGCTAAAGTAAAATGCCCTATCTTTTAATCTGCCTCTTGCTTTATCGGAGAACCAAAGGAGGGAAAGCCCTGGAGGTAACATGAGAGCCTTTTGAGAACCACCAATTAGTACGTCAATACCTATAGAGGGTTTGAGATTGTATACTCCAAGAGCGGTTATTGCATCAGCTACTAAAAGGGTTTCCGTATTTTTACATATTTGTGCTATATCCTCTACGGGATGGTAGCTTCCTGTTGATGTCTCCGATATCTGAAGAAGGACACCTTTACATTCAGGATACCTTTTTAGTGTTTCCTCAACCTTTTGTGGATCTGCAGACTTGCCCCACTCAACTGAGTACTCTAAAACATCGAGTCCCCAGTGTCTGGCGAGTAAGAGCCATCTCTCACCGAACTTTCCACCGTTGATCACTAAAACTTTATCTCCCTCCACAAAAAAGTTCAGTATAGCAGCTTCCATGGCACCTGTGCCTGAGGAGGAAAAAAACACAAAGTTTTCCGATGGATCGTCAAGGAGTCTCTTTAAAAGTTCTCTAACTTCCAAAAAGATACGCCTAAATTCCTCCGTTCTGTGATGGATAATCTGCCTGCCAAGAACCTCCCTTACTCTATCCGGAATCTCAACAGGACCCGGCGTAAAAAGCCTTTCGTTATACATGTTAAACTATTTTATCCCAATGTTAGGTTTGTTGCTTGCCTTCTTATCTTCCTTTTTCTGGGCTACCAACGATCTTTTCACAAAAAGGTTTATACACAAAGGTTTTGATGAGTACTTTGTGCTTTGGGTAAGATTTCCCGTATCTTCCCTTTTTCTTTTGCCTGCAGGTATAATTTTTTGGGATCTGAGACCTTTCATTCTTTTGAGTACTTTCCTTTGGCTTCCCGTGGAGGTTCTTGGAGGAGTCTTTTTTGTAAAAGCCCTGAAGTATGCACCCCTGTCTGTTGCCATGTCCTTTTACTCCTTTATGCCTATATTTTCTGCCCTTTTCGGTTTTTTACTTCTCAGAGAAGCACCAAACCTCTGGGGTTTTGTGGGCATTTGTCTTATGGTGATCGGTATGCTATTTTTGACAGGCTTTTCACCTAAGGAGTTTTTTAAAAAGCACATAGGCACCATTTACATGCTAATTTCCACACTTCTCTTTGGTTTTAATGTGGTTCTGGGAAAAATGGTAGTGATAAACAGCAATCCCTTCTTCTTCAGCTGGTACTATGCCTTCTGTATGTCCTTTTCTACACTCATTTTTGTAAGTCCTAAACACATACTCAAAAAAGAGAATTATGCAGATAAAAGGATCATCGTACTCGGCATCCTCTTTGCTTTAGGATCCGTGCTTTACAACTTAGCCTTGCTTTACGCTCCTGCATCTTACGTGGCATCTGTTGAGAGGATCTCCCTATTGCTCAGCATACTTTACGGAAAGGTATTTTTTGGCGAATCGTTAAGATACTTACTGCCCGGTGCTATGCTTATGCTACTTGGTTCTCTACTTTTGAGCATCAGCCTCCATGTATGAATTTTTGTAGGCTACATAGTTCTTTGAAGACTCCTCTATGAGTTTTATCTCCTCAAGTTTTAAGTCCCTGATGATCTTGGCAGGCACACCAGCAACAAGTACACCAGAAGGTATCTTTTTGCCCGGAGTTAATAAAGCGCCAGCACCTATTAGAACGTAATCTTCCACTTCTACGCCATCCATCACTACAGCTCCCATACCTACAAGTATACGGTTTTTGAGAATACATCCGTGCAAAACAGCTCTATGCCCTACAGTAACATCGTCACCTATTAGAGTAGGGTGGGTGTGGTGAGTGACATGCACCACACAATTGTCCTGAATGTTGGTTCTTTTACCTATCCTTATGTAGTTTACATCTCCCCTGATAACCGTTCCGTACCATACACTTGAGTCTTCGTCTATAAACACATCACCTATAATGACAGCATTTTCGGATAAGTAAACGGTGGGATGTATATTGGGGAAAATTCCTTTATAGGGTTTTATTAGAGCCATGCTACTCCTCTGAGTTGTCAAGTACTTCTATGCATGGTAAGGTGTTTCCCTCAAGCAGTTCAAGGAAAGCTCCACCTCCTGTGGAGACAAAATCTATGGCATTGTAAACTCCTGCTCTATGTATGGCATGATCCGTGTCTCCACCTCCCGCTATGGTGAGTGCCGAGGAGTTTGCCAGCATTTTGGCTGTTTCGTAGGTGCCGTCCTCAAATCTGTCAAACTCAAAGGCACCCATTGGTCCGTTCCATATAATGGTTTGTGCATCCGAGATTATCTCTTTAAGGAGTGCTACGGAAACAGGTCCTATGTCAAGTCCCATCCATCCTTGAGGTATTTCTTGCCAAGGTACTAACCTTGTAGGCGTATTATTGGAAATTTCTCTACCAAGCACAAAGTCAACGGGAAGGTAAAACTTGACATTCAACTTTCTGGCAACTTCCATTATGTCCCTTGCGGTTTCTATATAGCTATCTTCTACAAAGGAATTTCCCACATCGTAACCCATAGCCTTTATGAAAGTGAAAGCCATTGCCCCTCCTACAAATATCTTGTCAACTCTTTTGAGTAAGTTCTTTATTATTCCTATTTTGGAAGAGACTTTTACACCTCCCAAAAGGGCAACTACAGGTCTTTGAGGGTTAACCATAGCCTTTTCAAAGTAAGAGATCTCCTTCTCAAGGAGAAAACCCATGACAGCAGGCTTTAACAATTTGGGTAATGTATATACGGAGGCATGCTTCCTATGACAAGTGCCGAAGGCATCGCTTACATAAACATCACCGAGACTCGCAAGATCTTTGGCAAAATTTTCGTCATTTTCTTCCTCTCCTTTATGAAACCTCAGGTTCTCAAGTAGCAACACATCTCCCTCTTTCATACTATCTACAAGAGCCTTCACACTTTGACCTACACAATCATCAGCCATTATTACGTCTTTGTTTATGTACCTTGAGAGCCTTTTGGCAACGGGTAATAGGCTGTACTTTGGATCTCTTCCTTTGGGTCTTCCAAGATGTGACATGAGAATAACCTTAGCCTTTGCATCCAGGAGGTACTCAATTGTAGGGAGAGAGGATCTTATCCTCGTGTCATCTTCAATGTTCCCCTGCTCATCTATAGGCACATTAAAATCAACCCTCACAAGCACTCTTTTGCCAGTAACGTTTATATCCTTCAATCTTTTCTTTCTTAGAGCCATTTCAGACCTCGCTCAAAGGTCAAGATCTATATCTTCGTCGTCAAGCTCTACGTTTTGGTCAGACATAAATATCCCCCTTATACTCATGGCTATATTTTTCAAGGTTTCAAGATAGTAAAGTACATCTTCGTAAAGGGTTATTTGAGCTTTGTACTTACTTAACTCGTCATAAGGGAGTTTTTTGGCTTTGAGCAGTTTTTTGATAGCTATCCTTGACATATACGCTCTTGAAAACTTCTCTTGCCACTCCTTCCAAAAGTCCTGCGAATTTACAGGGCTTTTGACAATGAAGTACTCAAGATTTGAAACTTCTTCTAAGAGCTGGACATCAAGAGGGATGTTCTTCATGAAATACCTCCTCCTTAGCATTATAACCCAAAAGTTCTCTGAGTTTTTTTTCGGGATCCTGACTCTTCATGAGAGCTGTTCCGACAAGAAAGGCATCTACACCTACGCTCTCAAGCTCAAGTATATGTATTCTTTCGCTTATACCACTTTCAGCTACAACGTATTCCGCACCCATACTCTTTATTTCCGGAGCGAGTCTCTTAGAGACATTCCTATCAACTACCAAGGTGTCAAGATCCCTGTTGTTTATGCCTACGATCCTTGCGCCCGCCTTTATGGCTATTTGGGCTTCTTCAAGATTGAAAACTTCAACGAGGGGACTTATAGAAAGCTCGTAAGAGTATTCTATAAGATCTTTTAGAAGAGGGAACTCAAGTATGCGAACTATTAGAAGAACGGCATCAGCACCGAAAGCTTTAGCTTCCTCTATCTGTACCGGATCTATTATGAAGTCCTTTCTAAGAATAGGTAGGTTTACCACCTGCCTTGCCTGATGAAGATCCTCAAGAGAGCCGTCAAAGTAAGTGCTGTCCGTCAAAACGGATATGGCTTTAGCACCTGCACGTTCGTAAATCTTAACCTGATTGGTAACAGAAACCTTTTTTATTTTACCCTCCGAAGGTGAGGCTTTTTTAACCTCGGCTATGATCTTGGTACCCTCACCCCTGAGCGCATCTTCAAGCTTTATACAGCTCCCCCTTTTTATACTTATGGAAAGCTCTCTTAAATTTTCCTTCGTCTTTTTTACTTCCTCCTTTTTGCGTTCTATAATGTCTTTGAGCAGTCCCATTAAGGGTAGACTCTCCTGTAAGACTTTCCTTCCCTCTTATATATGGCTTCAACACCGAACCCTTTCTTTAAAAGCTCTTCGTATATACTTTTTGCCCTTTCATAACCTACAACTGCAAGAACTACACCGCATCTTGGATCTATCTCATCAGGTATAGGTATGAGCTTAGCCTTTCCTTTCAGAAATTCCTCAGCCCTTGTGCCTTCGGATATAGCGCTAAAGGTTATAAAGTGATCAGGCTTTTTTGTAAAGGGGTTGAGTTCCATAAAGATGTGTCTCAAATGAAGCTTGACACCTAAAGCATGGAACTTTATCCAGTATAAGAGGGAGGGTTCAACCGCAGAAGATCTCTTTCTTATTTCCGCAACGATCTTGTCTCCTTCTCTTTTTATACCTAAAAGTTCGTTCCCCGTTTGGACGCACCAATTTCTTATATCCAGTTCAAAACCGGGATCTGTAGATATGACCCTTAATATTTGTCCTTCACTAAGCCTTTTGACATGTTCTGAAGTCATCACAACAGGTAGAGGACACATAAGTCCTGATAGATCAAGAACTTTTGAATCCTGTTTTTCCTGTACCGTACTCATCCTATCACCTCACACCGCAAGCCTAACGCTATCTTTTTTAACATTGTCATCAAAGCCAACAATATATAAATTTAGCAACTTAGCGGACTTTTCAAGTGTACTTGTAAGCTCCTTGTCGTAAAGCTCAAAAAGGGTGTTAAAGTAAAAAACCACATAAGCACAACCCTTCTCAAAGAAGACTGGAACGTAGAAAGCCTTATTTTCCTTATCTATGATAGCTTCTTTGCTCGCAGGCTCTCCTTTAGGTATTATGGCAATTCTTCTGAGGGAAAACTTCTCCTTTATGTGTAGAAGGTAATCTTCGGGAGATTTATCCTCTATAGCCCTTTCAAGTATAAAGGAGAGGTACTCTTTTTCCCTACTTTCTTTCTCAAACCTTGATAGGTCTTTGGAAAGTTCCCTGTAAGATGTCCTCAGCTTCTTCAGATAGTGTCTCTCTTTTCTTATGCTGTCTATGAGATCGGGTGAAAGAGAAGCAAGAAAGAAGGCAAGAAGTAGAGGTAAGTAAATCACAACCTGCATACCACCAGTGTAAAAAAACAGGAATACTCCTACCCAGAAAAGGACCAGAGAGATCGCTGTATCCCTGTTTGCGTAAAAGATAGATGGAATAAAAAGGGAAAGTGCCACTTTTGAATCACCTGCGCTAAAAACAAGAAAAGGAAGTATAAGTAAGTCAATAAATCTCTTCACATTCCTTATCTTCG
The genomic region above belongs to Hydrogenobacter sp. and contains:
- the ilvD gene encoding dihydroxy-acid dehydratase, translated to MWRSDKVKKGIERSPHRALLRACGFSDEDFDKPLIGIANSYIDIIPGHVHLREFVKPIKDEVRKAGGVPIEFNVIGVDDGIAMGHYGMHYSLPSRELIADSIETVVEAHQLDALICIPNCDKIVPGMLMATARLNIPTIFISGGPMLAGEVNGKKVDLISVFEGIGQLRAGKIDERQLKVIEEHACPTCGSCSGLFTANSMNCITEVLGLALPGNGTIPAVDPRREILARKAARQIMELLRKNVRPRDLLTLSTFDNAFAVDIAMGGSSNTILHLLAIAREAGLDYPLSRINEISKKTPNICKISPSSEYHIQDLDNVGGVSALVKELIRGGYLPNPDALTVSLKTLKEIAQEAPDADGSVIKRVEEPYSREGGIAILFGNLAPEGSVVKTAGVDPRMLTFKGKAVCFDSEEEAIDGILGGRVKPGHVVVIRYEGPKGGPGMREMLSPTSAIMGMGLGDKVALITDGRFSGGTRGACVGHVAPEAASKGPIGVVQDGDEILIDIPNRKLELLISDVELKRRLENFKPKQKEIRSSWLRRYVKFVTSASKGAVLEA
- a CDS encoding YdcF family protein, with the protein product MLLVISFLERKKRSTYYISVTSALFLYMLSIEPVKDALLTPLESKYPVPEKFQADAIVVLGGGSYNTGILKEDSMKRLLTALIIHKKTGLPIILSGGAENFPDAEIMKSLLLQLGVDKRDIITEVRSRDTEENALYVQKICQQKNYNRILLVTSAYHLPRAVYSFKKMGMDVIPYPTDFKRDLRYNLYSFLPKISVLNDSVKAIREYFGILALKLPVQLP
- a CDS encoding biopolymer transporter ExbD, whose protein sequence is MRRRRLGYDERAYIDVVPLVDTLLAVFLFLAILAFQSPMTFLAVKLPFAQEGEKKVLSVMRIQVLKDGSYMYEGKSVSLEDLDKEMQTKKPNSLVIEADEDTLHKYVVALMDIAKKDKVQDVVIATRTRR
- a CDS encoding MotA/TolQ/ExbB proton channel family protein: MDMLFSLLQKGGFAVYVLLFLSLVSWALIIERLVNLRSGSILSKSVKDVRSLLAGGDIEGALKLLSLDNSPAGGILYRMLEEYKSGKVDRRTLLTDLSFEVSLLVPKVEKNLALLSTIASVSPLIGLFGTITGLIKVFSAFAVAQTEQGVALLSAGISEALVSAATGLAVAIPALLAYWLFRILGNSILDRVEAELSEALRVLK
- a CDS encoding tetratricopeptide repeat protein; this encodes MWKLIKPFSLFLCALFLLSADIKKEFDVSVELIGKSTEEKPKMLPPEELQAPEERPLDLSSQLLEPPNEFEYAQINPFKEESGISCGEPKDLVSYKLGVDYYLQGKYDFSEEELKKVIAMPSPFKPMAEYVLGTIYVKEGKEQKALDLFKSSCGFSHMYQKASCESYYALSLKLTGKIPENSDPMWGAVANIKSGKLSKPSCNGAVFKEYCQYVLSFYEGKKGESYRDSLNLRRAIVLYQEGKIPQAEEVFRDYSKPSKPYRDIALYYLGIIEAKRGDEKNALAHASILETINPKLSENLYAFVSAKNVILSRLTYSITGDKRFLDRAGIIAYNSGDYRLAVYNFLESGNTLYAVYSYVKLGEYSKAYDLLRNVSRKGKEEYTWYLESAYWSDRSLEPILEEVRNRYPDLYREYTGWFYFKKGDWINAVKYLEDPYYKALAYFNMKNYKEVLKILEKRNSERERILKAKSALFLGDTQLARSFLTGKTDEELYLLGLSYFLEGDYETSARYFKSISENSPIKPKALLKLGDALYNEGKADLAKTYYYDLLTKYPNSEYARYATLSLIGMGDKEIGDTQMERLLEDYLKKYPQSSMSNDLKYQLAQIYIKNGEEDKAKNILLELMDTPLKYKAILKLAQLEKDPGKKAVLLYKVYKEGNEEERRQARDDLVKFYTEVGDKKSLADLLAEGEDGDKVKAIGIYISMGDDADAQKVAKDLMSKGYRDQEFEGYLLDLYKLSKDRTYLDYLKQSKDESIRSQALYLSALDYLKEGEKKKALEDLVDITVNYKNSPLYNKAIIEGAKILIELRARHDASCLLDKADLNTASQEDVAVINSLKKGLPKCEVR
- the pspA gene encoding phosphoserine phosphatase PspA; protein product: MVKLILVRHAESEWNPIGRYQGLLDPELSQRGKRQSKLLAEELSKEHIDVIYSSPLKRTYMTAFEIAKLKGLDVIKDDRIIEIDHGVWSGMLVEEVMEKYSEDFRRWIEEPHTVEFPSGESLISVYGRVKDFLNHLRERHWGQTVVAVSHTVPMRAMYCALLGTDLSKFWSFGCDNASYSIVHMEERRNVILKLNITCHLGELYVEAHKAI
- a CDS encoding alanine--glyoxylate aminotransferase family protein, with the protein product MYNERLFTPGPVEIPDRVREVLGRQIIHHRTEEFRRIFLEVRELLKRLLDDPSENFVFFSSSGTGAMEAAILNFFVEGDKVLVINGGKFGERWLLLARHWGLDVLEYSVEWGKSADPQKVEETLKRYPECKGVLLQISETSTGSYHPVEDIAQICKNTETLLVADAITALGVYNLKPSIGIDVLIGGSQKALMLPPGLSLLWFSDKARGRLKDRAFYFSVKKELGKQQEGQTAWTPAINLIVALRESLSVILEEGMDTIEKKYRAISEGTRKAINSLGLDVFPEKPAICVTAVRTQDAERIRKELLRHGIRVAGGQDQLKGKIFRISHMGVSDKDGLMFIGMLEVVLRKLGYSPQLGAGISEYSETLIREGLW
- a CDS encoding DMT family transporter; translated protein: MLGLLLAFLSSFFWATNDLFTKRFIHKGFDEYFVLWVRFPVSSLFLLPAGIIFWDLRPFILLSTFLWLPVEVLGGVFFVKALKYAPLSVAMSFYSFMPIFSALFGFLLLREAPNLWGFVGICLMVIGMLFLTGFSPKEFFKKHIGTIYMLISTLLFGFNVVLGKMVVINSNPFFFSWYYAFCMSFSTLIFVSPKHILKKENYADKRIIVLGILFALGSVLYNLALLYAPASYVASVERISLLLSILYGKVFFGESLRYLLPGAMLMLLGSLLLSISLHV
- a CDS encoding gamma carbonic anhydrase family protein; translation: MALIKPYKGIFPNIHPTVYLSENAVIIGDVFIDEDSSVWYGTVIRGDVNYIRIGKRTNIQDNCVVHVTHHTHPTLIGDDVTVGHRAVLHGCILKNRILVGMGAVVMDGVEVEDYVLIGAGALLTPGKKIPSGVLVAGVPAKIIRDLKLEEIKLIEESSKNYVAYKNSYMEADAQK